A DNA window from bacterium contains the following coding sequences:
- a CDS encoding SLBB domain-containing protein: MRQFIIFIVFILFSFLSYSQEAEETTESTIEKLERAGAIIEKAKEKIKETKTEKEVPTTKKFAIPKEEEEEAVIKKRKPKPLVEGLKPFGYDIFNLMPTTFEPLDMGPVDPDYPIGPGDEIILYMWGEVKLYHTLTVDREGKVFIPDVGRVIVNGMTLEGLMNRLKVVLSKYYSGIKNKTVFIDVSLGKLKKIRVFVIGEVMAPGMYNISSASTLLNALYYAGGPTLKGSLRNIKLIRHNETITEADIYRYLLYGEEIGPRLNNGDVILVPPVGKRVALAGEIKRPGIYELKEGENLKKIIEIAGGLEPCAYTERVQITRIVENKMKELVDANLREILEADSDLVIKDGDSISVPRILERIENYVDIYGNVLRPGKYEFKPGMTLNNLISDAGGLDKSAYKFEAEVSRRKLALDSSTPIIDRQDSIKVLSVKLDKEITENFELKENDIVFIRQDPNWIFQRNVTIDGEVLFPGTYSLVTSDDRLSSLIERAGGLKETAYPEGIVFNREGIGRIDVDLKSALKKKGSKEDIILEAGDHINIPKRPATVSVKGAVRFPIFSETEIELAKETNILYIPGKSVNYYIEKAGGFSEDADRKGVQLTLPNGRNIKPSKFLWSETKVPPGATIVVPALKEAKKGIDWGDVIKSAATVASSFVTTIVAIQTLRRY, translated from the coding sequence ATGAGGCAATTTATTATTTTTATCGTTTTTATCTTATTTAGTTTCTTATCATATAGCCAGGAAGCAGAAGAAACTACAGAATCCACTATAGAAAAGCTTGAAAGAGCAGGAGCAATAATAGAGAAGGCTAAAGAAAAGATTAAAGAGACAAAGACAGAAAAGGAGGTACCTACTACAAAAAAATTTGCTATCCCAAAAGAAGAGGAAGAAGAGGCAGTGATTAAAAAGAGGAAGCCCAAACCTTTAGTAGAGGGATTAAAGCCATTTGGGTACGATATATTCAATCTTATGCCTACTACTTTTGAGCCATTAGATATGGGACCTGTAGACCCTGATTATCCTATCGGACCCGGGGATGAAATCATCTTGTATATGTGGGGAGAGGTAAAGCTTTATCACACCCTTACTGTGGATAGGGAGGGTAAAGTATTCATACCAGATGTAGGCCGTGTTATTGTTAATGGCATGACTTTGGAAGGACTTATGAATAGATTAAAAGTGGTACTATCAAAATATTATTCAGGTATAAAAAATAAGACAGTATTTATTGATGTATCACTTGGAAAGCTCAAGAAGATAAGGGTGTTTGTAATAGGTGAAGTGATGGCACCAGGTATGTATAATATATCAAGTGCATCAACATTACTTAATGCGCTGTATTACGCAGGAGGCCCGACACTAAAAGGCTCATTGCGAAATATTAAATTGATAAGACATAATGAAACAATTACGGAAGCTGATATTTACAGGTATTTGTTATACGGTGAAGAAATTGGACCACGGTTAAATAATGGGGATGTGATATTAGTGCCACCTGTAGGAAAAAGGGTAGCACTTGCAGGAGAAATTAAAAGACCAGGAATATACGAACTAAAGGAAGGTGAAAATTTAAAAAAAATAATTGAAATAGCAGGCGGACTTGAGCCCTGTGCGTATACAGAAAGGGTGCAAATAACGAGGATAGTAGAGAATAAAATGAAAGAGCTTGTAGATGCTAACTTAAGAGAAATATTAGAAGCAGATTCAGATTTAGTCATCAAAGACGGTGACTCAATCTCTGTGCCACGTATACTTGAACGGATAGAAAACTATGTGGATATTTACGGTAATGTTTTAAGACCGGGAAAGTATGAGTTCAAGCCCGGTATGACTCTTAATAACTTAATATCTGATGCAGGTGGTTTAGATAAATCAGCATATAAATTTGAGGCAGAAGTCTCACGGAGAAAGTTAGCATTAGATTCATCCACGCCTATCATAGATAGGCAGGATTCAATTAAAGTATTAAGTGTTAAATTAGACAAAGAAATAACTGAAAACTTTGAGCTAAAAGAGAATGACATTGTATTTATAAGACAAGACCCAAACTGGATTTTTCAGCGTAATGTTACAATAGATGGTGAGGTGTTATTTCCCGGTACATATTCTCTCGTAACAAGTGACGATAGGCTATCAAGCCTAATAGAGAGGGCAGGTGGCTTAAAGGAGACCGCCTATCCAGAAGGAATAGTATTTAATAGAGAAGGAATAGGAAGGATAGATGTTGACCTTAAGAGTGCACTTAAGAAAAAAGGGAGTAAGGAGGATATAATATTAGAGGCTGGCGACCATATAAATATTCCAAAAAGACCAGCAACAGTGAGTGTAAAAGGGGCAGTTAGGTTTCCAATTTTTAGTGAAACAGAAATAGAGCTGGCAAAAGAGACCAATATCCTTTATATACCTGGTAAAAGTGTAAATTATTATATTGAGAAGGCAGGCGGCTTCAGTGAGGATGCAGATAGAAAAGGAGTTCAATTAACTCTTCCAAACGGTCGTAATATAAAGCCAAGCAAATTCTTGTGGTCTGAGACAAAGGTGCCACCAGGTGCTACAATTGTAGTACCTGCTTTGAAAGAAGCAAAAAAAGGCATTGATTGGGGTGATGTCATTAAAAGCGCCGCCACCGTGGCTTCAAGCTTTGTCACTACTATCGTTGCAATACAAACACTGCGAAGATACTAA
- a CDS encoding GNVR domain-containing protein, with the protein MELIEFLDILFKRWKTIASLFGVTVFFTIIFSLRAKNTYIATANILPSPEASDEILGEGITSSVLSRYRIPGYFYMQSSDFYKSILLSRTLLERVVQMKFYSNQSTGSYGLKGENTLIEIYGIKGSDESKRLYKACKKLASTMKVRVNDENQIITISVKAYEPKLAADITNAIVDELNKYNRELRSKKVSANKAFIEGRLNETQKSLRNAEEVLKNFQEKNRRIQDSPELYLQFNRLKREVKLQEELFITLTKQYELAKISEVRDTPMLLVLDKAIPPIHKSAPKRKQNVLLAGILALILGISLALVSEYSNQKGLNIGKIANLNSFKRLKNDFTSFFGKLIKPRHHS; encoded by the coding sequence ATGGAATTAATTGAATTTTTGGACATCCTGTTTAAGCGATGGAAGACGATAGCATCTCTATTTGGGGTAACTGTATTTTTTACAATTATCTTCTCATTACGGGCAAAAAATACCTATATAGCAACAGCAAATATACTGCCATCACCTGAAGCCAGCGATGAAATACTTGGAGAAGGAATTACCAGTTCAGTACTTAGCCGATACCGGATACCCGGCTATTTCTATATGCAATCGTCGGACTTTTACAAATCAATATTATTGAGCAGGACATTGCTTGAAAGAGTAGTGCAGATGAAGTTTTACTCAAACCAATCCACAGGATCCTATGGACTTAAAGGAGAGAATACACTAATAGAAATCTATGGAATAAAAGGGAGTGATGAGAGTAAGAGACTTTATAAAGCATGTAAAAAACTCGCTTCAACTATGAAAGTAAGGGTAAATGATGAGAATCAGATAATTACAATTAGTGTAAAAGCATACGAGCCAAAGCTTGCTGCCGATATCACAAATGCAATAGTTGATGAGTTAAACAAATACAATAGAGAATTGAGGTCAAAAAAGGTAAGTGCAAACAAAGCATTCATTGAAGGTAGGTTAAATGAGACCCAAAAATCACTTAGGAACGCAGAAGAGGTATTAAAAAACTTCCAAGAAAAAAACAGACGAATCCAAGATTCACCTGAACTATACTTACAATTTAATAGGCTTAAAAGGGAGGTGAAGTTACAAGAAGAGTTATTTATCACATTAACCAAACAGTATGAACTAGCAAAGATAAGTGAAGTGAGGGATACACCTATGCTACTTGTATTAGACAAGGCAATCCCACCTATTCATAAAAGTGCACCAAAAAGGAAGCAAAATGTACTCCTTGCTGGCATATTAGCACTTATACTTGGAATCTCACTTGCCTTAGTTAGTGAATATAGCAACCAAAAAGGCTTGAATATAGGGAAAATAGCAAACCTGAATAGCTTCAAGAGACTAAAGAATGACTTCACATCTTTCTTTGGAAAGTTAATAAAACCAAGACATCATTCTTAA
- a CDS encoding SDR family oxidoreductase, translating into MRYLVTGGAGFIGSHIVEELLRRNKKARILDNFSTGRRENIACFLENLANHQLPVTNNLEVIEGDIRNFDIVRKAMKGIDYVLHQAALVSVARSIKDPITVNEVNVGGTLNILKAARDAKVKRVVYASSSSIYGNSEILPKKEDMNPEPISPYAVSKLSGEKYCQVFHKVYGLETVILRYFNVFGPRQDPNSQYSAAIPKFISAIKKGKSPIIYGDGLQTRDFTYVSNVVEANILAIETEDTGSEIFNIACGKRYSLLSIIDRLNEILGTSVKPTFKKPKPGDVKHSMADISKSMSKLKYSPRVELLDGLVKTVKWF; encoded by the coding sequence ATGAGATATTTGGTTACAGGAGGTGCAGGATTTATAGGCTCTCATATTGTCGAGGAATTGTTAAGGAGAAATAAAAAAGCCAGAATACTTGATAACTTCTCTACTGGGAGGAGAGAAAACATTGCTTGCTTCCTTGAGAATTTAGCCAATCACCAATTACCAGTTACCAATAATCTGGAGGTAATTGAGGGCGATATAAGAAACTTTGATATTGTGAGAAAAGCAATGAAAGGAATAGATTATGTACTCCACCAGGCAGCTCTCGTTTCTGTCGCTCGTTCCATTAAAGACCCTATTACTGTCAACGAGGTAAATGTAGGTGGAACTTTAAATATCTTGAAGGCTGCTAGAGATGCAAAGGTAAAAAGAGTCGTTTATGCCTCATCATCATCAATTTACGGGAATTCTGAAATTCTGCCTAAAAAAGAGGATATGAATCCAGAACCTATTTCACCTTATGCAGTTAGTAAATTAAGTGGAGAAAAATACTGCCAAGTCTTTCATAAAGTTTATGGTTTGGAGACAGTGATTTTAAGGTATTTCAATGTATTTGGTCCAAGACAGGACCCAAATTCTCAATATTCAGCAGCAATCCCTAAATTTATCAGTGCAATAAAGAAAGGGAAGTCACCCATAATTTATGGCGATGGTCTTCAGACGAGGGACTTTACCTATGTTTCTAATGTAGTTGAGGCAAATATACTTGCTATTGAGACAGAAGACACAGGGAGCGAGATATTCAATATAGCTTGCGGTAAGAGGTACAGCTTACTTAGTATCATAGATAGGCTAAATGAAATTTTAGGCACCAGTGTTAAGCCAACTTTTAAAAAACCTAAACCTGGAGATGTAAAGCACTCAATGGCAGACATTTCAAAGAGCATGAGTAAACTAAAATATTCTCCAAGGGTTGAGTTATTGGATGGATTGGTAAAAACAGTGAAGTGGTTTTAA